The DNA segment CTAAAGAAGGAGAAGGATCATAGAAAAAAGGAATATCAACAGTAGCAGGTAGAGATACAGATCGAGAAGATAAATGTGAAAAGTAAAATGAAGATTCATGAAAAGTGACATCAGCTGGGATGAAATGACGATTGAGGGAAAGGgaaaaacacttatagcccttttgtgaccgtggaaatcctaagaatacacatttgtgagatctaggagataacttatcaagaccagaactaaaatcatgaacaaaacataggGACCCAAAAACTCTAAGAGGTAATGGATGTAAAGGGTCTTGAGGAAATAAGATAGAATAAGGGATTTTCTTATTTAGGACAGAAGATGGCATGCAGTTTATGAGATAACATGCTGTGAGAACTACATCACCCCAAAAACGCGAGGGTACTTGACCATGGCTTAGAAGTGTACGAGTATTTTCAATAAGGTGTCTATTCTTGCACTCAaccaccccattttgttgaggggtataGGCACATGAGGTTTGGTGAAGAATGTcatgagaagccataaaatgtttaaattgttGAGAAAGGTATTCACGACCATTATCATTGCGTAATGTGCgaatagaaaccccaaactgagtttttatttcattaaaaaaagtttggaaaatagaaaacaactcagaaCGATTCTTCATTAGAAACAACCAAGTACACCTAGAATagtcatcaataaaggtaacaaaatactGAAACCCTAAAGTTGACTTAACATGactaggtccccaaatatcagaatGAACCAATGAAAAGGGGGATGACGCTCATTGTGAGACACTACGAGGaaatgaaataacacaattaagggAACGAGTTAGACGACTTACGgataataagttaaaaggagacccagggacataaagtacatgatcaatggatatgggtggaaaaatatgaacaataCCAATACAATGAGATGAGACTCTAGACCCATCAGCCATTTTTACCGAGGGTAAATTATCCGGacatgacaaggaagaaaacaaggacttgTTACCAGTGATATGATCGGTGGCGCCGAAGTCAAGGACCCAAGATCCGATAGTGTgagtcagaccaacaaaaggacTACCTGTGAGTGTAACAGAAGAAGATGTAATGGAACTAGAGTTTTGACGGTCCTCATACCATCTGAGAAATTCTTGAAAGAGTGCAGGGTTGTCTATGCTATTTGATGAAGTAGGATGGCCTGTAGACGATGATCGGGGAGGTGGATCAGAATTAACCATTGCTATAGGTCCAGGAGGAGGTCCATGAAGCGCATAACATCTATCAATTTCGTGGCCTAGTTTGCCACAATGGTCACATTTTGGACGTCCTTTACCTGGCTGGCGAGACAGACTTCGATCATCACGTTGGGCAGCCATGGAgagggagaaaccctaaaaattcaaTGTGCTCCGATTGACGCAACAACCACAGATCCAAAAAGTGGGCCAGGAGGCGATCATGGCAGTATTGGTCGGCGGCGGAAAGCTCCGGCGACGAGCTTGTGGCAGCGGCGGCGAGTGGAGAGTAGAACTTAAAACTCATATCTACTCGAATATAGGCCAAACGGGTCGTCACCGACCCTAGGAACGGACTCAGGAGTCTCCGACAACCCTTTCTGTGGTGGCGTCGGGGAGTGGGTCTCGCCGGAGGTGGGCGTGTGAGCTACACGCGCCGGTGACGGTGGAGGTTGTCGGAGTTGGACGCACCTTTCTACCCTATGAACGACCCTAACTGGCGACGGGGGCAACAGCGGTGGTCGGACAGCGACGGTAGGTACCGGAGACTATGGAATTGGCTGGAACAAAACctaagctctgataccatgttagaagtgagtttaagcctaactcaaccctataaaaccggcttgtagggtgagatttgcacccacttatatacacttaaatggccttatctctagtcgatgtgggacttccaacacacccccctcacgccgaggtatatacatctcgagcgtaggattaaactttttaatgggtggtccgatagcggtcCGATAACGACAACAgaaatcgctaggataggctccaatcatggctttgataccatatgaaataggaagaagattaggagaaatctcccttatgtgtctttgcatacacatagggtaatgtatttataataataagaatgtgggataagcccaaatacaaatgaatatgtaaaaataacataataagcaTAGGgactatgtttccctaattaacataaacacacaactATTATCTAACAACCATCTCCATAAAATTCAAATCAGAATTATGTGTTATTTGTGTACAATTACCTTTTTTCGGTTGGCCTTGGCTACACTTGCATTGATCTTGTTTACTACCATTCTTGGCCATCTTCCTTTTCCAGATTGTGGAATCCCTCTTTAAATGACTAGGCTTGCCACATTCCCAACAATTGGCTTGTTGATTTTCTTTACCAAATTTTGGCCTTTTGTTAATCTTTCCTTTATAGAAATTATGAGGCATTTTCttgttatttgttattgtttttgttttctcatcTTTCACCATATTAACATTAGAAGAATTAGGATGATTGAAATCCTTTTGACCATCTTGTAAACAGATCCTTCTTCTATCCGAAGATAAGCAACCAATTGTTCAACATTTATATcatctttattatgttttagaGAATTTATAACATCTTTCTAATTTGGTGGTAGTTTGTCAATTATCGAAGAAATAATGAATGTCTCATCCATTGCAATATTATGTTGCTTGAAATTTCCTAGGATTCTTTGGATTTCATGAAATTGTTCCATTAGTGGTCAAACATCAatcattttgtaattattaaaattactaacCATGAATTTCTTGCTTGATGCATCTTCAAAAAtgtatttgttttcaatttgatCCCAAAGTTCTTTTGTAGAATCCACATATTGATATATGTCAAAATAAAGGATCAAACATACCGTTCAAAATGTGACCACGACACACATAATCATCATTCTCTCATTTGTTCCTTTTCCGTTGTTCCTCTATTTTTTCGGTTTCGCTTTCTTTAGGTTGGGGAGAACTTAGAACATATGTCACGTTTAGAGTCGAGAGAAGGAAATGCATGTTCTTTTGCCATCGTCGAAAACCAACGCATTCAAACTTGTTTAATTTGTGAAAGTTCGCAGACATCATAAATTGTTGTCATCTTAGTGAAGATATTGTTTTTAGACTATTAGAACAATTTTCCAAGAACTTAGGGAAACGAGATGAATAACAATATAGACTTGATATAATCTTTTAGGAAATGAATACACATtttcctaaaagcaatatttcgtcccttataagagtTAAAGAGATCAGgaaatccgcttttgagatacGAAGAAGAAATATGACTATGATACTTATTCTTAGTATTAACgtcaaacaagaataaaattctCTAAAGAACTGATTTGTGTGTTAAGTGAATGATagaataatatagaaaaagtCTTACATTTCAATGGAGCACACGAATCCTTTATATAAATGTTGATCAGAAATCTTCCAAATTCAAAAGATAACAGATTCTAATTAATTGtaacttttcataaataattgtaaCTTATGAAAATTATCCCCAACAGTCTTAAATTCCAACAAATATTACATGCATCACAAAAGCATTATTGAAATTGATTTAGAACGCAATCTAACCTAAATCTATCCCACACCATACACACAAATATTTCCCATGATCCCACACTCAAATAAAGGAACGATAAGGGTCAAAAGTATGCATAACAACAACACATGATATTGGAATGCAGCTGGATcaatagttatttttaacaataattaatgtCACGTAATCATCACAAAATTTAATGTAGTCagatgaaaaagttatttttagcaCTGACAGTATGTATTTCTTAATAAGTGGGTTAAAATGCTGCAATCACAAAACAAGTGgtatatttcttaataaaatttaaaataacattataaaattaatgaaaaaattgaacACGTGATATattgaacaaatatattattgtaagaCGGATAAATATGGCATAGATACGCTGAGatcatattaaaatagaaaaaagtttatttgaCACTTCCATACAAATACATTTGACaccttttttaataatataataatgtatatttcacttttaaaataaaaaaatataaatataatgaaaatattattcgtttgtgttaaatgaatataattttagcATTTCAAAGTATCACCagtcattaaaatattaatcacaAATCTACAAAAACATACTCTATTTGAAATAGTTAATAAGACTTTTAGAAAATAATCTTCAcaacgaaaatgaaaatttaaatccGAATTCCTTTGAAGTTTTTAATTCAGAAGATACTATTTGTTATTGACAAGAGTAGGTGATACAGGATTGCATAGTAGATAAACCAATCTTTATTAATTCATcgataaaaaaattacagagACACTTTAGGTAATAATTCatcgataaaaaaattataaagacaCTTTAGGTAAGATAAAAGAATACGCCTTCTCTTGTAGCAAGACTTTGCAACGCTGAAAATGTGTGTAGCGTGGGTTAAAAGttgaaatgtatataatataattttatttacagtTGATAAGAACGCGTGCTAAACTAGTGTTGTTGTATTGGCTTTAGGATGTTGGTAGATAGAACAGAGTTTGCATTATAAATATAGAGCAAAACTAATGAGGTTTCATAACATATTCATATAGATTGAGTAGTTAAGGAAGAAAAACTATGGAGTGCAAGAGTGAAGAGCGTATCTCAAAACTACTTGGAGCTCAAACCCATGTTTGGAATCACATTTTCAGCTTCATAAATTCCATGTCTCTCAAATGTGCAATTGATTTGGACATACCTGACATCATACACAAGCACGGTGAACCCATGCCACTCTCACAACTCATTGCTTCAGTATCACTCCATCCTTCCAAAGCCAACTGCATCTACCGGTTGATGCGAATCTTGACCCATTCTGGCTTCTTCTCTGAAGTCAAAGTGAATGAGAATGAGCTTGAAGTGGGTTATGTGTTGACTGATGCATGCACTCTGCTACTTAAGGACAACCCCTTGAGCATGACACCTTTCTTGCATGCCATGCTTGATCCAATTTTGACAAAGCCCTGGCATGAATTGGCTACATGGTTCAGGAATGATGATCCCTCGCCATTCCAAACAGCACATGGGATGAAAATCTGGGACTACGCTGGGCGTGATCCAAAACTGAATAATCTTTTCAATGATGCGATGGCAAGTGACGCTGAATTGGTTGGCAATGTGGTGATTGAGAGGTGTGGAGGAGTGTTCAAGGGGTTGGAGTCAGTTGTTGATGTTGGGGGTGGCACAGGTACCATGGCAAAGGCAATTGCCAAATCATTCCCTCACATANACTGCACCGTCTTTGATCTCCCACATGTTGTTGCCGACTTACAAGGAGCTGACAACTTAAAATTTGTTGGAGGTGACATGTTTGAGTCAGTTCCTCCTGCAGATGCCGTTCTATTGAAGGTaaaattttcttcaaagttaattattaaattgtttttgttttggaaaTTGGCCACTGATTGAGTTGATATTGATGATGCAGTGGATATTGCATGACTGGAATGACGAGCAGTGTGTGAGAATACTGAAGAAATGCAAGGAGGGAGTAAAGAGGAAGGTGATTGCGATAGACATGGTGTTGGAGAGTGAAAAGCTTGATTATGAATCAANTGAAACACAGCTCATGNNTGATATGGTTGTNATGGTGTTGTATCCTGGAAAAGAGAGNACCGAGNAAGAATGGGCTAAGATNATTTTNTCTGCTGGTTTCANTGACTACAAGATAACTCCANTNGTGGGTTTGAGNTCTCTCATCGAGATTTNTCCNTAACACTTAACTTCTTATGGACTGTACTGTGTGGCATATNNTNNTATANNNCNNCNNNNNNNTNANNNNNNNNNCATNNNNNNANNNNNNNNCNTTNCNTNNNGNNANNGANNNNATNNAATNNNNTNNNTNNNTNATTTNTTNNNTNNNTNTNTATNTCTCNNTNNNNTNNCTNTNNNNNTNNNNNNNTNNNNTTNNNNNNTTNNTTNNGTNNNNNNNNNNNNACNNNTNNNNNNNNGTNNANNANNNTNNNNANNTNNNNNNNTNNNATNNTTCNNNNNNNTNNNCNNNTNNTNNTNANNANNNTNNNGTNNNNNNNTNNNNTNNNNNNNTNNTNTNNNTGNNTNTNNNTNNNNNTTNNNNNTNNANTNNNTTNTTTNATATNTATNTTNNTNNANTNANANTNGNNNNNTANTNNNNNNTTNNNNNNNTNNTNAATANNNNNANNTNANATNNANNNNANNNNTNNNNTNTANNNNNNNANNNNNANNTNNANNNNNNANTGNNNNNTANNNTTNNNTNNNNAANNNNGNTNNNTTTNCNNNNNANCNANANNANNNNNNNNNNANNNTNTNNNTTNNNNNNANNANTATNNNNNTNNNNNNNNNNNATAANTNNANTNGNNTNNNANNNNNANTNNNTNNATNNNNNNNNTNNNANNNNNNNANNNNNGNNATTNNANNANATNNTTTTTNTNANNNNNNTTTTNANTNNNNNTNNNTCTCTNNNNTNNNNNTATNNNTNNNNNNNTANNTNTNANTNNNTNNNNNNNTNNNNNNNNNNNNNNNTNTNNNNNCNNANANNNNTNNANNANNNNNTNTNNNNNNANNNNNNATNNNNANNNATNTNNNGNTNNNNNTNNANNTNNNTTNNNANNNNAANNNNNATNNNNNNNNNNNNNANNNNTNCNNNNANANTNTNNNTGNNNNNNNANNNANAAANNNNNANNTNNNANNANNNANATNTANNNANNNNNANNNNTNNNNNNTNNNNNNNNNNNNNCNNNNNNNNNNNNTNTNNNANNNNNNNNNNNTNTNNTNNNANAGNNNNNTTNNNNNNTANGTTCATGAAATTTTAAGAGTCATATAGATACAGTTCATAACATGGTAAGTTAAGCTCCTTAATGCTTATAATCACGATAATTATTTTGTTCATCTTGTGGTTGATATTCTGATTCCATTTCCTCTTTATCTGGTTGATTTTGTCGTTCAATATTTGGCAGTTGGAAAATGTTTTGTGCAATTGTTGCTGCCGAAGGTAGAAGGTACTGCATGATGACACTAATAAAGTTTTGAATCTCTTCCTCATTATTTATTAGTCGTTGTTCACTATTTGCTAATCGTGTTTGAAGTTCAACAATGTCATGTACATTTGGCTAGAAGATGTTTGTGTTTGTCCCTTATACCCACTATTACAAAAAAAGGCTTTGAAGTGTCACATTCAATGTCGCAATATGAAAAACCAACATAAAAACATGAccaatgacatttttttaaataaatgttcaaTTTTGACCTTGAGATTCTCAATTTTCGATGTCATATTGAggattttttatgaaaatgtttaGCACGAAGTTGCAAATATAACGTCAAATGTCCTAGTTTCAGACGACAAAGACGTATAAGACATCAGAATATAAATTTACAGACATTAtatgttagtgaattcaataaaagtTTGGGCGGGAGGGTGAAAATGTATTCAATTTATCTTATCGGGAAACCTTCTTCTCTACTCAAACTCAAACACTTCTTAGATGAAGTTTTCAGGAACAAGCActtgtaatctttctttcattttacacAATTGCATATGCAATAACTACTTTAAGTATGATTTTCTTTCGTTTTTACCGATTGATTTCGTGCACAAGTACTCTTTGGAGCATAGGTGGGTTCTACCCCAAATCATGTGACTAGTATTATATATGCAAACCCATCTTGAAGAAAGTTAGTTTCATTTTGGgtttttttatgaacttttgTTTCCGTTTTTGTTTTTTACGGGCTGTaatttggttgaacttgttggtATTAGAACTTGTTTATTGTTCTTACACCATATACATCCAAACTTAGGGTAAAAACTAAGAGTATATTCGCATGAACTCCAAATGGCctgaaaatttgttcaaagcacCAAAAAATCCTGAGAAGCTCCCAAAAAAAATtttagatcaaaattcaaagtctacttaagtgaaatatttttgcaaagtttgaaaaacaaaaaataataacgaaaaatataaaacaacattttttttttaaaatttagaaggAACAACCAACTATGTTGGATGTCACGTGATTGGAAATGTTTTTCTACCTAAATACATAACTACTACTGCCAAATCGGCCAACTAGGGTGAAAGTTATGGttgttttaaagatatttaacaacttacttttgaaaatttttgaacTTCAGAGAAATCCAAACTCTTTCTTCATTCTATGCGAGTCACATTCTCatgatttttctgtttttacttgtgataattttagtttatgtttatacaaatttgaaaatgacGTGTTGATATATGAAATTCCAAAGTTGGGCTACACTTACTAGTTTTCTGCTTTTCAGGTGTGGAAAAACTTTACAAatgattcatttattaaaaaaacaatggagaggaatgtttgaaagtgaatttTTGAATCTCATTTAACATCGAAAATGACCATCTTCAAACATTAATTGACgtcaaaagtgaaaattttcaaacGTTAATTGACGTTAAAGATAGACATTTTCTAACGTTAGTTAACATTTCAAGTTGGCAAATTTTGACAATAATTAACAATTGAAATTATCATTTTCAACATTAATTAATGTCTCCCAATATGACGTCAATTTATTTTGGATGTTAAAGGATAAAAACACCCACGTCATAACCCATTTTTGTACTGTACTCGTAGCCTCTAACCAACATCTATTCCTCAATCTTTCCCCCTTAGCAGGGTTTAGGGGACTACATTGTGAGACACCAACAAGTACAATCTTAGATACTGCTTGAGAAAATCttgtttcaaattttcttgTTAAATGAATAAATGTTTGCGTTAAATACATACTTAAGGTTTAAAATGTAATAGAGTTGATAGAAACTAACATATATTTGCCTAAACCTCTCATTCATAAAATCTTTTGTTCTGATTGGTGTGGCACTGGGAAAGAAGACAAGCTTTGTAGTTAACTATAGATAGACATGGTATTGCTCTAAGAAAGCACCATGTAATGGAATTATTAGTCacttttagattaaatataaaaatgctGAGACTAATTACAATATTGCTCATGCATAAAACCACTTTGAcaagatatttaaatttgtatctCTTATGAAACCTAAAACCAACATTTCAAATCACTATATAATTTTTGACATCTACTATTTAGGTTCTTGTAAGTTTAAACCTGAGGTCATTCTTCAATATCATTCAGGTGGAAGCAAGAATATGTTGCCTGAATTAGAGATCACCATTGAAGATGAAAACTCCTCAAGCTCAACCTTCTAATTATCATAATATCCTTAGCTTCACCCAGAAGCCTCCCTATCCGttgaatctcttcatctttttttttctgtgtttctTCTCCTAGTTTGCCTTCACCACATTTGCTACTCTATTTACCGAGATGATTTTCATCCATTGTTGGATTGAGCTCTCCATATCCACACTCTCTACATACGAGCTCTTTGTCATCAGCAAGATTCCATACTTTTCCTTCGCATCTTCTGTAAGGAGATTTATCTCCTCCTTTGTCTGAGATGACAATATTTTGCAATGTGGCCAGCCTTATCATAGTTGTAGCATTTACTCTATCAACACTTGTTTGCATAATGGCCGTGCTTGCCACTCTTAAAACACTCCACTCATGATCGATCTCCTCGGCCTTTCTCTTGTCCTCGACCATGCAAATTTTGCTGACTGGTTCGCTCTTCACTATCATCCTCAAAATTACCTCGATCATGTCCACCTCAACCTCGGCCGCCTCATCCTCTACCTTAGGACCTCAACTTTGAGTATTCCAATTTTCATTCCAGTCCCTATGGTGCTTGATCATCGGGTTCcttcgttttctttttcttcctaagTTCGTGGGCCTTTAATGACCTAACTAACTCCTCCAAAGTAAGGGTTCATAGATCCTTTGTCTCTTCAATAGTGACCCcgatattttcaaaatcatccatcagatttttcaaaatcttttttggAATCCGGTTAGGAGGCACCTCTTCTTTGTTCATTCtgagttggttggccatcttctACACTCGAGCTATAAACTCAACAACTCCCTCTTTTTCATCCAACTCCATATATTCAAACTTTCTTTTGAAAGCTTGTACTCAGATTTGTCTCACAtagatatttcttt comes from the Vigna radiata var. radiata cultivar VC1973A chromosome 2, Vradiata_ver6, whole genome shotgun sequence genome and includes:
- the LOC106753931 gene encoding probable O-methyltransferase 3, which gives rise to MECKSEERISKLLGAQTHVWNHIFSFINSMSLKCAIDLDIPDIIHKHGEPMPLSQLIASVSLHPSKANCIYRLMRILTHSGFFSEVKVNENELEVGYVLTDACTLLLKDNPLSMTPFLHAMLDPILTKPWHELATWFRNDDPSPFQTAHGMKIWDYAGRDPKLNNLFNDAMASDAELVGNVVIERCGGVFKGLESVVDVGGGTGTMAKAIAKSFPHIXCTVFDLPHVVADLQGADNLKFVGGDMFESVPPADAVLLKWILHDWNDEQCVRILKKCKEGVKRKVIAIDMVLESEKLDYESXETQLMXDMVVMVLYPGKEXTEXEWAKXIXSAGFXDYKITPXVGLXSLIEIXP